A window of Physeter macrocephalus isolate SW-GA chromosome 6, ASM283717v5, whole genome shotgun sequence genomic DNA:
ggccggggggaggggagcgCGGAGCCGGGGTCAGAGTTGAGACCGCGGCGGCCTTGAAGTTCCCGCCCAGCGCGCAGTGCTGGCCGCCGGGTGCGGGAGCCGCCCactgcccccgcccgcccccgccccgcgggGCGTCTGCCTTGTATATAGCGCGCCCCGCAGGGCCCGCGCCAGGAGGCGAGCCACGCCGCGGGCGCCGGAGAGCGCTCGGCGCCCGGGAGCCAGTCCCCCACGGCCCGCTGTGCCGCCGCCCCGACGTGCGACCCCTGCGGGGGCTGCTGCCTGGAGACCATGAAGAAGGAGGTGTGCTCCGCGGCCTTTCTCAAGGCGGTGTTCGCAGAGTTCCTGGCCACCCTCATCCTCGTCTTCTTCGGCCTCGGCTCGGCCCTCAAGTGGCCGTCGGCGCTGCCCACCATCCTGCAGATCTCTCTGGCCTTCGGCCTGGCCATAGGCACCAtggcccaggccctggggcccGTGAGCGGTGGCCACATGAACCCCGCCATCACGCTGGCCCTCCTACTGGGCAACCAGATCTCCCTGCTCCGGGCAGCCTTCTACATGGTGTCCCAGCTGGTGGGCGCCATTGCCGGGGCTGGCATCCTCTATGGGGTGGCGCCTAGCGATGCCCGAGGCAATCTGGCCGTCAACGCGGTGAGTGCCCACGGGGCTGGTTGTGGGGCAGGGACCCTGTGGTGGGCTCTGGACCTGGCCCCCAAACCCCATCTCCAGAGTGGGTGCCACAGAGTGGTCCAGTGCACACCTCTGCCAGGAAGGTCACGGCCTCCTAAGGCCGGGAAGAGGAACCTCCGTGTGTGCCCCTCAGCCCACTGCTGTGGTTCATATTCACCTCCTCTGCCTGACCCCCTCATGCTGCCCCATCCTGGCCTCTCTCCTGGTGCCTGCCTACTGCCCCTATTTTCTTACCCAAAACTTCTGTCTCTTCTCCTGTCTTACCTCTGAGCTCTTCTGTCCTCTTGGGCGCCGCATTGCTCCTGTGTGCTCCTCAGTGGAGTGGTCTCATGGAACCATCAGCGAGAGGTGGGTTGTGATGCTGTCTTCGGTGACCCTGGCCTCTCCGGGTCTCGTTTTTCTCACTCACACTACGTGGGAATGGCCATAACAGCAGGGACTCCTCCGTAACAGCAGGAGTCAGGGAGTTACGTTTAGAAACCGTGCTTGTGAGCTCCCTAAGGTGGTGCCAGTGCATACAGTCTCTGATGAGTATTGGCTCCTGCTCCTGGCCCCctgctgccccccgcccccacgcaGCCCCAGATTCAGCCCCCACGTCCCATGCAAACTGGGTTCATTAATCAAACACAGAGGAGGATTTTCTCGGCCATTGTCAAGCGGTGAGTCAGCCCCACCAGAGAGACGGGTTTGAGGTTGGAACTGGCAGCGGGTCAGGCACAGGCGGGAGGCGGGCTTGGGGGGGTGCCGTAAGCAAACTGGGCAGCTGCCCATAGGAGGGAGGGTAAGTGCCAGCCTGTGGGGATTGGGGACTGGGCAGAACGAGTGACAGGCCCGTGTCCAGGAAGAGCTCCCCTCACACTTGCCCTTTAGCCACAGCTTTGCGCTCCAAGCTTTGTGCTCACTGCGAAGTATGTAGTCTCTTCAGCAGATGACCTCCCTGACGTGACAGGGCTTGGCTTCCAGGTGCTCAGGCTCTAGATGTCCCTGGAGACCAAAAGCCCATCCCCCCAAGTCCCTGGCCATAGAGCCAGAAGAAGGCAGGGTCCCTAACACACCCTTCCCTTGTAGCTCAACAACAATACAACTCCGGGCCAGGCCGTTGTGGTGGAAATGATTCTGACCTTCCAGCTGGCTCTCTGTATCTTCTCCTCCACCGACTCCCGCCGCACCAGCCCTGTGGGCTCCCCAGCCCTGTCTATTGGCTTGTCCGTCACACTGGGCCACCTAGTGGGGGTGAGCAGTGCTGCCCCTTGGGGCAAATAATGGGGAGTACCTTCTGGACCGATGAGCCTGGCAGTTAAGGCCTGGAGAGGAGCTGCTCTACTCTGGCCCAGACTTGATCCCCTCAAACCTTCTCCAGTCTGAGGAAAGATGGAAGTGAGTGGGAGTTGGGATGGGGGCAGGAAGCCAAGCCCAAGCGCAGGACAGAGAGGCGAGGGGCGGTGCATAGGAACCTGTGGAGGGAGAGGTCACCAGCCTAGGAATTGGGAGACAGTTGGAGACCTGGCTGAGCCCCTGAACTGCTGGGGGACCCGGGGAGAGTCTGGGCCGGGTGGGATTAGACAAGCACGCTGCCCTGCTCaccacctccctctctctgtccagATCTACTTCACCGGCTGCTCCATGAACCCGGCCCGCTCTCTCGGCCCCGCAGTGATCATGAAGCAGTTCAGCCCCTCGCACTGGGTGAGTCTGGGCCTCCCCTGGCTCCCTGGCAATGAGGGCCTAGAAACCCAGCCTTAGCAGCTGACAGCTAACAGGACTTTCTGGATGATGGGGGCCTAGAGCTTGGGGGTggctggagagagaaggggatgcAGCCAGAACAAGGACAGGGGCGGGGGTAGATTTTTTAGGCAGGGGACCCTGGTTTGAGGGGAGGGACTGTCTATGTGTGTCTGTCCCTCTAGGGAAGGGAAAAGGATCTGTACTCCAGTGTTGCTCTCTGAGgattttgcttccttctttctgggTGGTGGGGAGCAGGAGGTCCGTGTGTCTGTCCtctttgatgttttatttatctgtccCTGTTGGGGGAATGGGGAGAGTCTTCCTTCCTGTGGGTCTGTCCCTCTGGACAATCTGTCTGTCATCTCCTTTGAGAGCTCTCCAGAGTCTGTCTCTATCCCTGTGTGGAAGGGAGAGGCGTTCTGTTCATCTCTCCGAGGATCTCCATGTCTGTTCCCTCTGAAGGTTCATTTGTCTCTCTTTAGGGTGGGGTTGGCGGGGCCCTGTCCCTCTGGAGATGTCTGTCTCCTCTGAGGATCTGGGTGTCTGTGGTCCATGTCCCTGTCATTGGGGAGGGGGGTGTCAGTATATCTGCCCCTGAAGTGGGGAGAAGTCTTTCCTTCGGGAGGTCTGGaagtctctctgtctgtctcctctgAGAGGCCCGTGGGTCTGTCCTCCGGAGGGGGAGGTCTTGGTCTCTGAGGCCTGGGGCTCAGCCCGCTGACTGCTCTGTCTCCACCAGGTGTTCTGGGTGGGGCCCATCATGGGGGCTGCCTTGGCTGCTATCCTCTACTTCTACCTGTTCTCCCCCAACTCCCTGAGCCTGAGTGAGCGTGTGGCTATCATCAAGGGCACGTATGAGCCCGAGGAGGACGGGGAGGAGCAGCGAGAGGAGCGGAAGGAGACCATGGAGCTGACTGCCCAGTGACCAGCATCGTGCAGGGGCCAGCCTCTCAGCCCCTGAACCGcagggggagagaagagaaatatagGACAGCAAAGCTTCCTTCCCCCGCAGCTGGGTCCTCTGGGCTGCGCCCCAGGCTGAACGGTtagagtggggaggggtggggggtgggggccaggggctggggtctgGTGGGGAAGGGGTCTCTCTGGCGCAGGGCAGACTGCTGCAGCGAGGTCAGACCTCAGGGATTGTGAACACAGTGCTAAGCTTGCAGGctgccccaggccaggccaggaagGGGTGGCTGGCagtctgtgtcccctccctctccccagcccctcctcaagAGCCAGGGGGATCCCAGCCCATGGGACAGCAGAGGCTGACCCTCCCCAGAGCTCTTTAGGAGGGAGGCAAACTGGTTCATTACATGCCgccttatttatttctgctcaagGATGCATGGGGTAGGGCTGCTGGTGTTAGGGGTGGAGGCTTCCCAATAAACCACTGACATTCATGTTCGGCCTCGTCTCTCTCCAGAAGCCTCACGTCAGGATACTCTGGCTCATCACCTCTCCTCCTCATCATCCCACACCCTCTTCCACAGTCTCCACAACGCTCTGTGGAAAGACAGGGAAGCTGAGGCCAGGGGAGGCTTAGAGAGTCAGAGACGGggttgggaggagagagagaaagagaccaaaTGTAGCAACAGAGCTAGAGGTCAGGAGGGGTCAGTGGGAGCAGAGAAGGAGGGGTCCTCACCCAGTTGCCTGCCTGCTTGCCCCTCCCTTCTCAGCTATGTCAAGTGTCTGCCACTTGAGGAGGGCCTGGCACCAGTGCCAGGGTGTGCTAGGCAGAAGTGAACCGGCCGGCAGTCCCTTGAGATGCCGAGGGGGTGACCAGCCCGGTCTGTCATTGGGCAGGAGACACAGTCCCGGACTCCCCCTCTGCCCCTCGGTGTGCCAACAATGTGCCACGTTGGGCGCCTGTGTCAGAGGGAgaagccccctgcccccactcctaCCAGAAGCCCAGCCTCTACCAGCCATGGTTCCCACTGTCTTCTCCTCTGGGCCTGTAGCTCTGCCCTTACCTGCCCTTGTCCCCTTGCCACTGACACTCCTTAGGAAGCCCCCTTAAACTCACTAAGCCTCCCATCTCTTAAGCTATAAAGTGAGGATGAAAAATGCTTTCCTCACAGGGTCGTTGTGGGGTcagatgaagggagggagggagattccTGGGACTGGGCTGCTCTCTGTGGCAAAAGGGGCACACAACAGCTCAGGACACAACTCCTCATCAGAGTTACTCTGGCTTTGAGTTCAAACCTGGTTGTGCAACTTTGGATAACACAAGCTGTCTGAGTTTTaattacctcatctgtaaaatg
This region includes:
- the AQP5 gene encoding aquaporin-5; translated protein: MKKEVCSAAFLKAVFAEFLATLILVFFGLGSALKWPSALPTILQISLAFGLAIGTMAQALGPVSGGHMNPAITLALLLGNQISLLRAAFYMVSQLVGAIAGAGILYGVAPSDARGNLAVNALNNNTTPGQAVVVEMILTFQLALCIFSSTDSRRTSPVGSPALSIGLSVTLGHLVGIYFTGCSMNPARSLGPAVIMKQFSPSHWVFWVGPIMGAALAAILYFYLFSPNSLSLSERVAIIKGTYEPEEDGEEQREERKETMELTAQ